A single Coregonus clupeaformis isolate EN_2021a chromosome 39, ASM2061545v1, whole genome shotgun sequence DNA region contains:
- the LOC123482868 gene encoding E3 ubiquitin/ISG15 ligase TRIM25-like has protein sequence MATSMDQSTLLEDELTCPVCLDLFRDPHLLPCGHNFCLLCVRRLKRQAERGRFRCPECRESHRCSAASQKNFKLANIADDFRCRGQAASSRQQQPGGCPATAKTPMSVPCDYCSPGDTSKAGKQEPGAGVEVAVKTCLKCEVSMCQEHVKPHLELPAFREHPLTEPLGDLRKRKCPEHDEMYRYYCMDDRVCVCNACTIEGGHAGHTIKTLKNTMKDLKGSLETQLQKVDRKLNKAERNLQEQKEQERLNERFLEGSDQRVTALGEVLQVHLEGFLTSLRDCSCSHGVECSSSIQRNIAKAVQDQSRLQDVHSGIQTLAQENDPFCFLEAYKSTSKNFCRQLKKPLFHPECACVDSDGLAESMEAKQEDFLTEVHSHVSHFINELCPVVRVEEDSGGEEEEEDEDDDDSSDGDEQEEAEEMRSEEEEGVHDQSESADELYSPDGQEDEEDEEEEEEESHSD, from the exons ATGGCTACCTCTATGGACCAGTCCACTCTTCTAGAAGATGAGCTCACCTGTCCCGTGTGCTTGGACCTGTTCCGGGACCCCCACCTGCTGCCCTGCGGCCACAACTTCTGCCTCCTGTGTGTCCGCCGCCTCAAACGCCAAGCGGAGCGAGGCCGCTTCCGTTGCCCCGAGTGCCGAGAGAGCCACCGCTGCTCCGCAGCCTCCCAGAAGAACTTTAAGCTTGCCAACATCGCAGACGACTTCCGCTGCAGGGGACAG GCAGCATCGTCAAGACAACAACAACCAGGCGGCTGCCCGGCAACAGCCAAGACCCCCATGTCCGTGCCCTGTGACTACTGCTCTCCAGGGGACACTAGCAAGGCGGGGAAACAGGAACCTGGGGCTGGAGTGGAGGTAGCGGTGAAGACGTGTCTGAAATGCGAGGTGTCCATGTGTCAG GAACACGTGAAGCCCCACCTGGAGCTGCCTGCGTTTAGGGAGCACCCGCTGACAGAACCCCTGGGGGACCTGAGGAAGAGGAAGTGTCCCGAACACGATGAGATGTACCGCTATTACTGCATGGACGACCGGGTGTGTGTCTGCAATGCCTGTACCATAGAGGGGGGCCACGCCGGACACACCATCAAGACCCTGAAGAACACCATGAAGGATCTGAAG GGCTCTCTGGAGACCCAGCTACAGAAGGTGGACAGGAAGCTGAACAAAGCAGAGAGAAATCTCCAGGAGCAGAAAGAACAAGAACGACTGAACGAG AGGTTCCTGGAGGGCTCAGACCAGCGGGTCACAGCCTTGGGGGAGGTGTTACAGGTCCATCTGGAGGGATTCCTCACCTCCCTCAGGGACTGTTCCTGCTCCCACGGGGTCGAGTGTAGCTCCAGCATCCAGCGAAACATAGCCAAGGCGGTCCAGGACCAGTCCCGGCTGCAGGATGTCCACAGTGGCATCCAGACCCTCGCCCAGGAGAACGACCCCTTCTGCTTCCTGGAG GCGTACAAGTCAACAAGCAAAAA TTTCTGCAGGCAGTTGAAGAAACCCCTGTTCCACCCAGAGTGTGCTTGCGTGGACTCAGACGGCCTGGCCGAGTCAATGGAGGCTAAACAGGAAGACTTCCTCACTGAAGTACACTCTCACGTCTCTCACTTCATCAACGAGCTCT GTCCTGTagtcagggtagaggaggacagcggaggagaggaggaggaggaggacgaagaTGATGACGACAGCAGTGATGGAGATGAGCAAGAAGAAGCTGAGGAGATGAggagtgaggaagaggagggtgtACACGACCAGAGTGAGTCAGCAGACGAACTTTACAGTCCCGACGGTCAGGAAgacgaggaggatgaagaagaagaggaagaggagagtcaTTCAGACTGA